From the Motacilla alba alba isolate MOTALB_02 chromosome Z, Motacilla_alba_V1.0_pri, whole genome shotgun sequence genome, one window contains:
- the TMEM167A gene encoding protein kish-A, whose product MSAIFNFQSLLTVILLLICTCAYIRSLAPSLLDKNKSGLLGIFWKCARIGERKSPYVAVCCVVMAFSILFMQ is encoded by the exons TCTGCCATCTTCAACTTCCAGAGTCTGCTGACTGTGATCCTGCTGCTCATATGTACCTGTGCCTACATCAGATCCTTGGCTCCCAGCTTACTGGACAAAAATAAATCCGG actGTTGGGGATATTCTGGAAATGCGCCAGGATTG gTGAGCGGAAGAGCCCCTATGTGGCCGTGTGCTGTGTGGTGATGGCCTTCAGCATCCTGTTCATGCAGTAG